The following is a genomic window from Rutidosis leptorrhynchoides isolate AG116_Rl617_1_P2 chromosome 8, CSIRO_AGI_Rlap_v1, whole genome shotgun sequence.
GGCTCGAGTTCAGAAACCTTCTAAAATAAGTGTGGGAAAGAACACTCTTGGTGATGGTAACTATGAGGTGTGAGCATTGTGTGCTCTCACATTCGATCATATCTTGTAATTTTTATTGATTATCAATATATTAACCAGGTGAAAACCTTtcacctcaaaaaaaaaaaaaaaaaaaaaaaaaccttgaatTGTCTTGAAAGCTTGAATTGTCGTTTTTGGTTTTAAATTGAAGTTTGTACATGTTGTTTTTGACAGGTGAAGGTTTCAAAATGAGTGACTTAGTTGAGGGTTGGAAAATTTAAATTGACGGGTGTAAAATGTAATTTTTCAGGGGTATAAAATTTAATGTCAGGGGTACAaaatgtaattgttctatttaataCAAAACCCATCAAACAAAACCTACCAAAATTTCTGAGGAAATTTATCTTTCTCTTCGTCGCGAGTTAGAGTTTCGCCACCATCACTGTTGAACTCGAAATAATTTTTGAATTTAATGCAACAATTTGTATTCGAAACGGAGCTTCAACGAGCTCTCGATGGAGCTTTGTTTTTTAGCAATAAGAATGAAGTGATTAATATTTATAGTTTTGAACCGTAGATTATATTTGAACATCcaaatataattatcataatattaaaCTTACATGACCATCCCCCGAAGTACCCTATCTTGATGAAATAACTAATAACCTTTTTAAAAATTATACTTGAGGTAAATGGAATTTCTGCTTTTTGGTACACCTCGACAGCAGATAATAATATAACGGCATGTTAGTTTGATGTAAATACACCGTTTTGTAAAATCATGAATGCTGGTCATCTTCAACGGCATTGCCCATCTTTTGCAAATGCATGCTTTCAAACTCTGTTGTAACTATATCTAAACGTAAATAACTTCGGAGAAAAGATCTTTTGTAATTGTACATGCTTAACATACTCTGTAAGTACCTATGTACTGCAAATGGTTTGTAAATATATGCAAGCACATCATGTAGCAACTACCTATCACAACACATTCTGCCAATAACAAAAGCGATAAAGACGCAGCGTAACGTGTCGGGCCTACTTCTAGTTGAAACTATAAAGGTCTATTTTTTATATATAGTTTTTTTTGGAACAGAAACAAAGGTAAGATGGTTTATTACTATATTACATTTATAACTTTcccttatttttttattaataaatagagAAAGTTAGCAAAACATATCTAGGATATCACTTTATAAAGCGTAAGGACCTTCATTGAGGTGATTTAAGTTGATATATGGACCATATGGTAGTTTAAGTTACTAAAGAGTCAAAACTTTTTAGTACATATGTTGACAaactcatcttatatatatattatactatatatatggATCTGTCCATGAGTGATTTATCGATGGGACGGTGGAGATACACCGAGGAGAAATGAAGTGAAGAATGCAAGTGATTCGCTCGGTTTGAAAATAGGCACCGCATGACCAGCTCCTCTAAATGTCGCGAATGTTAGCCCTTCGTACTCTTGTAGCCAACCACCAACCTAATCAGCCACAAGAGTCATGACAATATATATAGACAAGGTTAAAGATAAATTTAATGTAAAAATATATGTAACAAATTATGAACATATAGTAAAATTATTACTGCACCTGCTTTTGATTGTACCATGGCCTCCATGCTTTTGTTATAGGCAAGCCAAGAGAGCTTAAGCTGTATCTTGTGGACAACACTGGTACTCTTCCATCAGTATCTCCACTATTACACACAAAAAGTATAAAAAAAGTAATTTTTATAATATGTGAACATAAAATTAGCATTTATGAAATGAAATTGATGCATCTGATATATACCTGTAGATCCATATTCTAAGTTTTGCATCAATGAGCTGCTTGTATATGGGAAGAACTGAATCTTTCCACTGTTTCCAACCATCGAATATGTCCATACTGCAGTAAATAGTGTCACAAATGAAGTTATCTAATCTTATAAAGATCGAaattatatacgatatatatatatatatatatatatatatatatatatatatatatatatatatatatatataaacagttcaaaTTGGGTTGTAACTGTTTCATATTAAGTTAAAATTCGATTGTTTTTTAAAGCTTACAAGTTACAACATTCTGGCTCATTTGGTTTAACTATCAAATATTACTTCGTAATATTTACTTTTTTACTGTAATGATCTTGTTTTAAAAGAAGTGTAAAAGGCAGAAGGTCTTTCTTGTTCGGGCTATCCGAGAGTGCGAGTAATCTGACCCCATACTCAGATGTGCGCAGCCAGCAGGATTACTCCCTGACTGTTTCCAACCCATCCCTAACCATCAGGTATCTAGTGATGGTTTGATGATATTGTTTTAGATTAATCATATTTTTTGTATAAATGGATTAAcgtatacccattttgacaccttgACCCAACCTTTCCACCTTGCATTTAGCAAAAAGCTCTAGAAATGGATAGTGTTTTCAAGCAATAACAAAAGAAGTATAAGCATTCATTACTTGCAAATGGTCCAGTTCTTGAGTTGACGGCCGTCGTTAACATGAAGAGCCTTTTGTACCTCCCGTTTATTGTAGTAACCCTTTGCATAATCATCAAGGCAAGGATCATAACCACCAAGTATTCGAGGCatctaaaaaaaaatcaaatttttttttccttGTTTACTTTTCATGAGTTGCCTAATCGGTAATGATAAGAATATTAGTGAGATTGGTGATTACGTACCATTTTCGATGTGGAATTTTTCAACATGACCCGCAGTGCTTTGTTATCTGAAGATGCTGAGTTGGCAATACAAACGGACGTGTAAAGGCTGTATATATCTATTTTTTTATATTGTCGAAGAACTTCACCCACGGCATCGTTGCAGACAATGTTGCCCAATGGATTGTGACTGTTGAAGTCACAAGATTCTCTAATGGTTTTGTGAGTTTCATCTGATACAACAGCATGGCTCCATGCATAATCAACTAAACCTTTCCAATCCTCAGCTTCACTTATTTCAGGGTTACCCAACTACATTTAAGTAGCAATCATAAGTCAATTAATTGCGCTCATCATTTAAAAAGGATTTTGCTAACGGGAAGTCGTTAACGCGCTTTAGACAATGTTACGACAGCTCTATGGGTTGTCGTTAAGGCGCTTAATAACAATTGTACATAACGGTTGCTTATTAATTTAATGATGGTGGTTACATGAATGTACACTGTTTAAAGCGTGTTAACGACAGCCCTTAGTGTTGTCGTTAGCAAAATAGTAAAAATATAATAACATAACTGAATAAGATATTTATTTTGTGTATTGAGGCGATTCTATTTGGGACTTAGTGGGGTCCTGTGACACCACTAGTTcggatttttattttttatttttttacaaagtACTCTTCAAATTTTATAGGACGCCACTAAATTTAACCGGAGAACTTGATAGATTTTTAGAATttatagttttatttaatttaaggtAAAACAATCACTAAATATAACTAGCTATGGACAAATTTTTAGGACCCCTTGAAGTTTTGACCTTGGATTCGTCATTGTCTGTGAGTCCCACTGGAGGAGTGAAAATAGACCCACAAGAAAGAAAAATAATGAATGAAAGTTAAAATAACTATACCAGTATTCCTTTTAGATTGATAAACAAAGAAGGGTCCTTATTTCTTTCATTAATAAGACCTGCAAGTTCTGGAACATATTTTCCTACATAAAATGTTGTAAATGCGTTATGATTTAGACTTACTAACAAATAAAATTTGGTTAAGTATGGTGTAAATATACCTGCATAGCTCTCTCCAGCAATATAAAACGTCCTTGTTCGATACAACGGAAACTTTAGAAACCAGTTATGCAGGAAAGCATAGGTGTCATTTGCTGACATAATATCACATATATATCAGTGCTAATTGATAGATTATTAAAACATCACAGATGCGTgcacatcacacacacacacacacacacacacacacacacacacatttattatATTTTATGGTGTAAAAAGCGaacatttatattatatatataagactcACCAGTGAAGTCGTCTCCTAATTTGTCATAATCGCTAGTTGTATTGGAGTAGGAAAAGCCAACACCAACAGGAGATTCGAGGAACAACATATTGGCTTCTGCATCACGCACCACGCACCACTTAACAAATTTCAATAGATGCCCATAATTATGGAACATATGcttctaattaattaattaatactaaGACGAAAACCATATCTATCTATATTGATATATATTCCATTAAAATGCTAAAACGTACGATACCTCTATTCCAAGAGTAAGGATTTAACTGAAGATTGTTTCCATCTGCGCCAACAATAAATGGCCCGATCTCTTGTGTAGCTCCGTATCCCACAGACGAACACCCGGGACCTGCCATGTCACCAGATTAATAGACATCATGAGCATCAAACTTCAAACAACTAACTGTCCATAACTAAGTGGACGAATTATGTACTATTAAAGGGACCTTCACTTAACACTGCAAATTACTAATTTATTGATCGATCAGGAGAATAACTTCCTTTTACAAAAAACAAATATTATTTTTGAATTGGTGGTATATTATAAAATTAAATAGAGCATCTTATGCAGAACTTTACATACTTTTTTATTAAGATACGTTCAGATTAAATAATGGATAGATTTGTCAATAGATTACTGTAGTGAAAATATGAAACCAACTTTTTTTCTTTAACAGCAGAAGTTCGTTCGGATCACGCAGGTGACTAAATgactcacgcgttcatctcccgcagTATAGATTTGACAATAGATTAATGTAGTGAAAATCTGAAACCAACTTTTTTTTCTTTAACAGCAGAAGTTCGTTCGGATCACCCAGGGGACTAAATgactcacgcgttcatctcccgcagTATAGATTTGTCAATAGATTACTGTAGTGAAAATCTTAAACCAACTTTTTTTCTTTAACAGCAGAAGTTCGTTCGGATCACCCAGGGAGACTAAAtgacccacgcgttcatctcccgcagttgcCCCCCTTTccccactgcccccgcaacgcgatTTGCGGTAGGCATCCGTGGGTGGAATTCGAGGGTTAAGGGGCAcacttgtgtgcaatgttgcaccccacGGGAGTTAAACTCCTGACCTTTTCGCTAAGAGATCAGCAGGTCACTACTACATGAGCTACAATACAAGgttaaaaaaaggaaaaaaaaaagtctGAAACCAACTATCATGAAGAAGGTGACCAATTCAAGAAACAAAATTATCGAAGATGATATCACGCAGAAACATATATTATATCGAACATGATAGAAATGTTTTTGTGTATAATTTCATGATAATGATATTTGGTTACCTCCATTAAGCCAGAGTACCAATGGCTTCTCATCTGGTAGAGTCCAAGCTTCATAAAACCAATAAAATAGTGCTCTTCCATTATTTTCATTAACAGTAACATATCCAGCATAATGATTGAAATCAACATTAGGTTGACCAGGCAAGTTGGTAACAAGATCATCATGGTTCTGAATTTTCGAGTTTTTTTCAGTTTGTGCATGCCGCCTAGCAACTACTACAGCAGTTTTGTTTGATAACAAAATTATTAAAACAAGACTTAAAGTATTTAAAAGTGGTGTCACTTTTAGTGTGAAAAAACCCATAATGAAGAAGCTCAAATACAACCTTTTTTTCTTGGTAAAGGATAAAAGAAACAACGACCCACATTATCTATTTATACTGGGAGAATACACAAATCAAAGATCAAGAAGAAAAGGTAAGAATATAAAATATTAGCGAAAAAGAGCCACGTGGCAAATTGTCTTTTCTAGAGTTTGTAATAGGACCACAATCACGTGATATAATGTTATATTTATAACACAACACCAGGTCACTAAAAACATTGATTAATCATAAATGACGTGGTATAATGTTAATAACACAACACAAGGTCACTAACACCATTAACATATATGTAGGAGCTAGATATAAGATATGCTACAATAGGAGAAGCAAAATAACACCTTTTCAAGGAAATCATTTATTAACTCTTAGTTCTACAGTAGTTTACAcagtaggatatatatatatatatatatatatatatatatatatatatatatatatatatatatatattatttattatttattatttattatttattattcatcGCTGACTCTGAAAGTGCTAACATGGCATGTCATCCATTCCATGGTGGGAGGTGAAAGTGGGTGGGTGGGAGGAAAGAGTGGAGAGTGTTTTTATTGGGTGAATTGAGGGACATGTTGTATAAGGAACAAGTAATAAGTTGCATTTTTACTCAAATTTAATATGAGAATGAGAGGTTATTCTATGGGGCAGTATTTCGTACACCACAGATTTTATTCATACACtacttaattttattttttttgaaagctGAGTTTGGAATCACAGACGGGGATCGAAAACCACTTACCTGATCATTTTTCAAGCACGCACGCATTTCCGGACGGAAACCCGAATTGCATAACAGGGACCCGATCCATCAATCCATACGGGCATGTGGATCAAGCCGAATTCCTGcgtacgggtcggtaaaacctcccACATATAGATCGGTAAAACCTCATACACCACTTAATTTATAAGATTGTATTGTACAACATTATAATGCATGTTTTCTGTGTACAATTAATCTTGTTGATGTATGGATCAGCACTCATTCCATATAAATTTGGTCTTTTAACCTATGGTAGAATACAGAACTACATAGAATACGGTGATGATCCATACACCGCCAAAATTATCTGTACACCATTATATATGCATTATAATGTTGTACTTTACAATCTTCTCAAGAAATTTAAGTGATGTATGGATAGAATTTGGTTGCCCATATCAAATAGTTGCGCAAAGTGCTCA
Proteins encoded in this region:
- the LOC139862835 gene encoding serine carboxypeptidase-like 31, which gives rise to MGFFTLKVTPLLNTLSLVLIILLSNKTAVVVARRHAQTEKNSKIQNHDDLVTNLPGQPNVDFNHYAGYVTVNENNGRALFYWFYEAWTLPDEKPLVLWLNGGPGCSSVGYGATQEIGPFIVGADGNNLQLNPYSWNREANMLFLESPVGVGFSYSNTTSDYDKLGDDFTANDTYAFLHNWFLKFPLYRTRTFYIAGESYAGKYVPELAGLINERNKDPSLFINLKGILLGNPEISEAEDWKGLVDYAWSHAVVSDETHKTIRESCDFNSHNPLGNIVCNDAVGEVLRQYKKIDIYSLYTSVCIANSASSDNKALRVMLKNSTSKMMPRILGGYDPCLDDYAKGYYNKREVQKALHVNDGRQLKNWTICNMDIFDGWKQWKDSVLPIYKQLIDAKLRIWIYSGDTDGRVPVLSTRYSLSSLGLPITKAWRPWYNQKQVGGWLQEYEGLTFATFRGAGHAVPIFKPSESLAFFTSFLLGVSPPSHR